A single region of the Microlunatus panaciterrae genome encodes:
- a CDS encoding flavodoxin family protein: MHAVVVYESMFGDTQQVAEAVAAGMTDEMTVEVVEVSDAPHQLASDIDLLVIGAPSHAFSVSREHTRGEHAPRGQVSSGCAVREWLETLQHEGDVPFVAFDTKAAQPGLPGSATHAADRRLQLLGFQRLAPAETFFVSGVAGSLVTGEVARATRWGKVLARKVTQRLASASAGHEEA, translated from the coding sequence ATGCACGCAGTCGTCGTCTATGAATCCATGTTCGGTGACACCCAGCAGGTCGCAGAAGCCGTCGCCGCCGGGATGACCGACGAGATGACCGTCGAGGTGGTCGAGGTGTCCGACGCCCCGCATCAACTGGCCTCAGACATCGATCTTCTGGTGATCGGCGCCCCCAGCCACGCCTTCAGCGTCAGCCGGGAGCACACTCGGGGGGAACACGCCCCGCGAGGCCAGGTCTCCTCGGGCTGCGCCGTCCGAGAATGGCTCGAAACGCTGCAGCACGAAGGCGACGTACCGTTTGTCGCCTTCGACACCAAGGCCGCACAGCCCGGACTGCCCGGATCGGCCACGCACGCCGCCGACCGGAGGCTGCAGCTATTGGGGTTTCAGCGGCTGGCGCCGGCCGAGACGTTCTTCGTCTCCGGTGTGGCCGGATCGCTGGTCACCGGCGAGGTCGCTCGGGCGACTCGATGGGGAAAGGTGCTGGCCCGGAAGGTCACCCAGCGGCTGGCCTCCGCTTCCGCCGGGCACGAAGAGGCCTGA
- a CDS encoding dsRBD fold-containing protein, with product MTRTQARVGDRIFLASNRTGVAVRTGEVLEIQGPDGGPPYLVRWTDGHTGLFYPGPGTSAQLTPHDPDGPPAAVHEGTAARVREWQVRVSVYESGDDTSAVAVLSGDTPVELTARGFSHRSGHDPAVARIGDEVAAARALRHLADTLLETAASDIAGSTGEEPIIRAT from the coding sequence ATGACACGAACGCAGGCCAGAGTGGGAGATCGCATCTTCCTCGCCTCGAACAGGACCGGTGTCGCGGTGCGAACCGGCGAGGTGCTCGAGATCCAGGGACCCGATGGCGGACCGCCATATCTCGTTCGCTGGACTGACGGACACACCGGACTGTTCTACCCCGGACCCGGCACCTCCGCCCAGCTGACTCCGCACGACCCGGACGGCCCGCCGGCCGCCGTGCATGAGGGGACCGCAGCCCGGGTCCGCGAATGGCAGGTGCGGGTGTCCGTGTACGAGTCGGGAGACGACACGAGCGCCGTTGCGGTGCTGTCCGGCGATACCCCGGTCGAACTCACCGCCCGTGGCTTCAGCCATCGAAGCGGCCATGATCCGGCGGTTGCGCGAATCGGCGACGAAGTGGCTGCCGCGCGGGCGTTACGGCACCTGGCGGACACCCTGCTGGAGACCGCCGCATCCGACATCGCCGGCTCCACCGGAGAGGAACCGATAATCCGGGCCACCTGA
- a CDS encoding HNH endonuclease, protein MERVEHDLSDEQWTALKVAWDGCAYCGARDTPLQRDCVLPISRGGRYTLGNIAPACGSCNASKCNDEVTGWLRRKRLDEGAFLVRHREIGTALALMFSAGAEAAGEVPAAYTEPTIH, encoded by the coding sequence ATGGAACGTGTCGAACATGATCTCAGCGACGAGCAGTGGACCGCGTTGAAGGTGGCCTGGGATGGCTGTGCGTACTGCGGCGCGCGGGACACGCCGCTGCAGCGAGACTGCGTGCTGCCCATCTCGCGCGGCGGCCGCTACACGCTGGGCAACATCGCGCCGGCCTGCGGCTCCTGCAACGCCAGCAAGTGCAACGACGAAGTCACCGGCTGGCTGCGGCGCAAGCGGCTCGACGAGGGCGCCTTCCTGGTGCGCCACCGGGAGATCGGGACTGCGCTCGCCCTGATGTTCTCCGCTGGGGCGGAGGCCGCGGGTGAGGTGCCGGCAGCGTATACGGAACCGACCATTCATTGA
- the aceA gene encoding isocitrate lyase, with product MTSTINPTETQRPRPDSGPVTPARRAELELRRDWATNPRWAGVQRTYTAADVVALRGSLVEEQTLARYGAERLWRLLHQRPFVRSLGALTGNQAVQQVKAGLEAIYLSGWQVAADANLAGQTYPDQSLYPANSVPAVVRRLNNAMLRADQIDCAERGGPGDQPASLIAPIVADAEAGFGGPLNAFELMKQMIAAGAAGVHWEDQLASEKKCGHMGGKVLIPTRQHIRTLNSARLAADVMGVPTLVIARTDALAAGLLTSDVDPVDQPFCTGERTAEGFYRVRQGLEPVLARARAYAPYSDLIWVETAKPDLGLAREFATELHRDFPDQLLAYNCSPSFNWKAALSDREIATFQDELGALGYRFQFITLAGFHALNHSMYTLARGYAHNGMTSYVALQEREFADEQHGYTATRHQAEVGTGYFDRVTTALNPDSETTALAGSTETEQFH from the coding sequence ATGACCAGCACCATCAACCCGACCGAAACCCAACGCCCACGACCGGACTCAGGGCCGGTCACCCCGGCCCGGCGGGCGGAGCTTGAGCTTCGGCGGGACTGGGCCACCAACCCGCGTTGGGCCGGTGTGCAGAGGACCTACACGGCAGCCGACGTCGTCGCTCTCCGCGGATCGCTGGTGGAGGAGCAGACGTTGGCCCGGTACGGAGCCGAGCGACTGTGGCGGCTGCTGCACCAGCGCCCCTTCGTTCGGAGCCTGGGGGCGTTGACAGGAAACCAGGCCGTGCAGCAAGTCAAGGCTGGGCTCGAGGCCATCTACCTGTCCGGCTGGCAGGTCGCCGCCGACGCCAACCTGGCCGGCCAGACCTATCCCGACCAGAGCCTCTATCCGGCCAACTCGGTGCCCGCCGTCGTCCGGCGGCTGAACAACGCAATGTTGCGCGCCGACCAGATCGACTGCGCCGAACGGGGTGGTCCCGGTGACCAGCCGGCGTCCCTGATCGCGCCGATCGTCGCTGACGCTGAAGCCGGTTTCGGCGGTCCCCTGAACGCCTTCGAGCTGATGAAGCAGATGATCGCCGCCGGCGCCGCAGGTGTTCACTGGGAGGATCAATTGGCTTCGGAGAAGAAGTGTGGGCACATGGGCGGCAAGGTCCTCATCCCCACCCGCCAGCACATCCGGACGCTCAACAGTGCGCGGTTGGCTGCAGACGTGATGGGCGTGCCCACCTTGGTGATCGCTCGGACCGACGCCCTGGCGGCCGGCCTGCTGACGAGCGACGTGGACCCCGTCGACCAGCCGTTCTGCACGGGTGAACGTACGGCGGAAGGCTTCTACCGAGTGCGTCAGGGTCTGGAGCCGGTGCTGGCCCGCGCCCGGGCCTACGCGCCGTACAGCGACCTGATCTGGGTGGAGACGGCGAAGCCCGACCTGGGTCTGGCGCGCGAGTTCGCCACCGAGCTGCACCGCGACTTCCCCGATCAGCTGCTCGCCTACAACTGCTCGCCGTCGTTCAACTGGAAGGCCGCTCTCAGCGACCGCGAGATCGCCACCTTCCAGGACGAGCTCGGCGCACTGGGCTACCGATTCCAGTTCATCACGCTGGCCGGCTTCCACGCCCTCAACCACTCGATGTACACCCTGGCGCGGGGATATGCGCACAACGGGATGACCTCCTATGTCGCGCTGCAGGAACGCGAGTTCGCTGACGAGCAGCACGGCTATACCGCCACCCGCCACCAGGCAGAGGTCGGCACCGGCTACTTCGACCGGGTGACGACCGCCTTGAACCCCGACAGCGAGACCACCGCGCTGGCCGGGTCCACCGAGACCGAACAGTTCCACTGA
- a CDS encoding alpha-hydroxy acid oxidase encodes MSAVSELARMLVAGGLSTDPLDRAPTVADVRALAKRRLPKMAFDFVDGGAGTETTLRANVSDLAEITLQPRSLVDVSQQSLTAEVAGQRLPMPLLLAPCGLIRVVGGDGELAAVRAAGKAGLTYTISTASSWSIEEIAAEATGPLWFQLYMWRSRDVISSLLHRATEAGCGALVVTVDVVVNAKRPRDHRNGMSIPPQVTLRNAAGVVRHPFWFASLLRGPPIGFRNLEGMAEGSSAMSHQDLVNTQLANVSATWDDIAWLRRQWEGPLFIKGITTVQDALLAASVGVDGIFVSNHGGRQLDGVSSSIRALPPIVDAVGDRLDVVLDSGIRSGGDVVKAVAIGAKAAAIGRSWVWGAAAAGDRGVTHVLDIYQQEISECLTLLGCTGIAELDRSFLRLPAAWSRSRSADPHR; translated from the coding sequence ATGTCCGCCGTCTCCGAACTCGCCCGCATGCTCGTCGCCGGCGGACTGTCGACCGACCCGCTGGACAGGGCTCCCACCGTGGCAGATGTACGGGCTCTGGCCAAGCGGCGGCTCCCCAAGATGGCGTTCGACTTCGTCGACGGCGGCGCCGGCACGGAGACCACCCTGCGGGCGAACGTCAGCGACCTCGCCGAGATCACCCTGCAGCCGCGTTCGCTGGTGGACGTCTCCCAGCAGTCCCTGACGGCCGAGGTCGCCGGTCAGCGGCTGCCGATGCCGCTGCTGTTGGCGCCGTGTGGACTGATCCGCGTCGTCGGCGGCGACGGCGAGCTGGCGGCCGTCCGGGCGGCGGGCAAGGCCGGGCTGACCTACACCATCAGCACCGCGTCCAGTTGGTCGATCGAGGAGATCGCCGCCGAGGCGACTGGGCCGCTGTGGTTCCAGCTGTACATGTGGCGCAGCCGTGACGTCATCAGCAGCCTGCTGCATCGGGCCACGGAGGCCGGCTGCGGCGCCCTTGTCGTCACCGTCGACGTGGTGGTCAACGCCAAACGGCCCCGCGACCATCGCAACGGCATGTCGATCCCACCCCAGGTGACGCTGCGCAATGCGGCCGGCGTGGTCCGTCACCCCTTCTGGTTCGCCAGCCTGCTGCGCGGTCCTCCGATCGGCTTCCGCAACCTGGAGGGGATGGCCGAAGGCTCGAGTGCGATGTCGCATCAGGATCTCGTGAACACGCAGCTCGCCAACGTCAGCGCCACCTGGGACGACATCGCGTGGCTCCGACGTCAATGGGAGGGTCCGCTCTTCATCAAGGGCATCACCACCGTGCAGGATGCGCTGCTCGCGGCCAGCGTCGGGGTGGACGGCATCTTCGTCAGCAACCATGGCGGCCGGCAGCTGGACGGCGTGTCGAGCTCCATCCGGGCGCTGCCGCCCATCGTCGACGCCGTCGGCGACCGGCTGGATGTGGTTCTGGACAGCGGCATCCGCTCCGGGGGCGACGTGGTCAAGGCGGTTGCGATCGGCGCCAAGGCAGCTGCCATCGGCCGCAGCTGGGTCTGGGGAGCAGCCGCAGCCGGAGACCGCGGCGTCACGCACGTGCTGGACATCTATCAGCAGGAGATCAGCGAATGCCTGACGCTGCTGGGCTGCACGGGCATCGCCGAGCTCGACCGGTCCTTCCTCCGGTTGCCCGCTGCCTGGAGCAGGTCGCGGTCGGCAGACCCGCACAGGTGA
- a CDS encoding DNA glycosylase AlkZ-like family protein has translation MVHRLSLVEARRIAVHAQLLDAQRPSDVVEVVERLTILQIDPTAAIAPSADLVLWSRLGSGYDPGDLVRAIEQDRTLVETVAYIRSPRDLAAVIAEVRDAEMYAAGAAWLKANEPFRRDILALLEKEGPLLSRDIPDTSVEPWPSSGWTNNRNITRMLECLALRGQVAISGRKGRQRYWDLPERVYPAALPHLDRDSATRYRNERRLAALGIARSTGPQVPGEPPYVGDAGEEAQVDGIPGTWRVHPAYLGLPFEGRTALLSPFDRLIHDRVRAEQLFGYEYILEMYKPKAQRRWGYFALPVLHGDRLVGKLDATADRKARALVVNAIHEDVDFDPDLAAAVRAEIDDLAAWLGLEVTGV, from the coding sequence ATGGTCCACCGTCTCAGCCTGGTCGAGGCCCGCCGGATCGCCGTGCACGCCCAACTGCTCGATGCGCAGCGGCCGTCCGACGTCGTCGAGGTCGTCGAGCGCCTGACGATTCTCCAGATCGACCCCACAGCGGCCATCGCACCGAGCGCCGACCTGGTGCTGTGGAGTCGGCTCGGCTCCGGCTATGACCCGGGTGACCTCGTCCGGGCGATCGAGCAGGACCGCACCCTCGTTGAGACCGTGGCCTACATCCGATCACCGCGAGACCTGGCGGCCGTGATCGCCGAGGTACGCGACGCGGAGATGTACGCCGCCGGCGCCGCGTGGCTCAAGGCGAATGAGCCGTTCCGCCGCGACATCCTGGCGCTGCTGGAGAAGGAAGGCCCGCTGCTCTCGCGCGACATCCCCGACACGAGCGTCGAGCCCTGGCCGTCGTCGGGCTGGACCAACAACCGCAACATCACCCGGATGCTCGAGTGCCTGGCCCTGCGTGGGCAGGTGGCGATCTCGGGCCGCAAGGGCCGTCAGCGCTACTGGGACCTTCCTGAGCGCGTCTATCCGGCCGCCCTGCCTCACCTCGACCGCGACTCCGCCACCCGGTACCGCAACGAGCGCCGGCTCGCGGCGCTCGGCATCGCCCGATCCACCGGACCCCAGGTCCCTGGAGAGCCGCCCTATGTCGGTGACGCAGGAGAGGAGGCGCAGGTCGACGGCATCCCCGGCACCTGGCGCGTCCACCCCGCCTATCTCGGCTTGCCGTTCGAGGGACGAACCGCGCTTCTCTCACCCTTCGACCGGCTCATCCACGACCGGGTCCGCGCCGAGCAACTCTTTGGCTACGAGTACATCCTCGAGATGTACAAGCCCAAGGCCCAGCGTCGTTGGGGATATTTCGCGCTCCCGGTGCTGCACGGCGATCGACTCGTCGGCAAGCTCGACGCGACCGCAGACCGCAAGGCCCGCGCGCTCGTCGTCAACGCGATCCACGAGGACGTCGACTTCGACCCCGACCTGGCCGCCGCCGTACGCGCCGAGATCGATGATCTCGCTGCCTGGCTCGGCCTCGAGGTCACCGGCGTCTGA
- a CDS encoding GNAT family N-acetyltransferase, translating into MSLPIRILTETDAETSRRLSHEAFGAPRTPPTEPATLTTVGQTQFGAYDGEVLAARTIDREFDSHFGGALVPTSGIAGVTVVAEYRGRGLLTPLFDEMLEHARRRGAVISTLYPSAPRIYRRFGYEVVGDFFTVRVPTAVLSTVRAPGSITLRRATAEDHDSIKQVYDRWASAQNGPLSRRGVSFQQPAAEFLAQYTGVTVAVDGSGTIIGYACWNRGHGTSMDETLSVLDLLADSADGYQALLNMFGTFSSVTGHTSIDTSGDDPARMFLPSLHWDVTHASPYMLKVLDLPGAFAARGYPSFIRADLGFRLEGDFLAGNDGGYRLHVDAGSGECVARDDQQGPVFTARGLALVYAGVQSCANLRTAGQLRGGTPETDELWDTVFGGRQLHIRNYF; encoded by the coding sequence ATGAGCCTTCCGATCCGCATCTTGACCGAGACCGACGCCGAGACATCACGGCGACTCAGCCATGAGGCATTCGGCGCCCCGAGGACTCCCCCGACCGAGCCGGCCACCCTGACCACGGTGGGTCAGACGCAGTTCGGCGCGTACGACGGGGAGGTGCTGGCGGCCCGGACCATCGACCGCGAGTTCGACTCCCATTTCGGCGGTGCGCTGGTGCCGACCTCCGGTATCGCCGGTGTGACGGTCGTCGCCGAGTACCGCGGTCGCGGCCTGCTGACCCCGCTGTTCGATGAGATGCTCGAGCATGCGCGCCGACGCGGAGCCGTGATCTCGACGCTGTACCCGAGTGCCCCGCGGATCTACCGCCGGTTCGGGTATGAGGTGGTCGGCGACTTCTTCACCGTGCGCGTGCCGACCGCGGTTCTCTCCACCGTGCGCGCGCCGGGTTCCATCACCCTGCGCCGTGCGACAGCCGAGGACCACGACAGCATCAAGCAGGTGTACGACCGGTGGGCCAGCGCGCAGAACGGCCCGCTGAGCCGACGCGGAGTGTCCTTCCAGCAACCGGCGGCGGAGTTCCTCGCCCAGTACACCGGTGTCACAGTGGCCGTCGACGGGTCGGGGACGATCATCGGCTACGCCTGCTGGAACCGCGGCCACGGCACCAGCATGGACGAGACGTTGAGCGTCCTCGACCTGCTGGCCGACTCGGCTGACGGCTACCAGGCGCTGCTGAACATGTTCGGCACCTTCTCCAGCGTCACGGGTCACACGAGCATCGACACGTCCGGTGACGATCCCGCCCGGATGTTCCTGCCGTCCTTGCACTGGGATGTCACCCACGCCTCCCCCTACATGCTGAAGGTTCTTGATCTTCCAGGCGCCTTCGCCGCCCGCGGCTACCCGTCCTTCATCCGGGCGGACCTCGGCTTCCGGCTGGAGGGGGACTTCCTGGCCGGCAACGACGGCGGCTACCGGCTCCACGTCGACGCCGGGTCGGGCGAATGCGTGGCGCGCGATGACCAACAGGGCCCGGTGTTCACCGCCCGCGGGCTCGCGCTGGTCTATGCCGGCGTGCAGTCCTGTGCGAACCTCCGGACCGCAGGTCAACTGCGCGGTGGCACTCCTGAGACCGACGAGCTCTGGGACACCGTCTTCGGCGGCCGCCAACTGCACATCCGCAACTACTTCTAG
- a CDS encoding DUF664 domain-containing protein gives MTDNDCPWEPPLAGNEVEHLTGALDRLRTTFRWKADDLDVAGLQTRIAVSSLTLGGLLKHLAAVEEITFTHKLAGGRPNAPWDTLTDFEETLTAEEAPAELYAMWEASVERSRARLTEALAAGGLDQLVDLADDEGNHASLRRLLCDLIEEYGRHTGHADLLREAVDGRVGEDPPPGWRPRSTGRPAER, from the coding sequence ATGACCGACAACGACTGTCCGTGGGAACCGCCGCTGGCCGGCAACGAGGTCGAGCATCTCACCGGTGCGCTTGACCGCCTCCGCACCACGTTCCGCTGGAAGGCCGACGACCTCGATGTGGCTGGCCTGCAGACCCGGATCGCCGTCTCCTCGCTCACCCTCGGTGGGCTGCTGAAGCACCTGGCGGCTGTCGAGGAGATCACCTTCACCCACAAGCTGGCCGGTGGGCGGCCGAACGCCCCATGGGACACCCTGACGGACTTCGAGGAGACCCTGACGGCCGAGGAAGCCCCGGCAGAGTTGTACGCGATGTGGGAGGCGTCGGTCGAGCGCTCGCGCGCACGCCTGACCGAGGCCCTCGCCGCTGGCGGGCTCGACCAACTGGTGGACCTTGCCGACGACGAGGGCAACCATGCCAGCCTTCGTCGGCTGCTGTGCGACCTGATCGAGGAGTACGGCCGCCACACGGGTCACGCAGACCTGTTGCGCGAGGCAGTGGACGGACGCGTCGGCGAGGATCCGCCGCCAGGCTGGCGCCCCAGGTCGACCGGCCGGCCAGCCGAGCGCTAG
- the aceB gene encoding malate synthase A, translating into MTIIEQRPGLSTVAPTPAAPATTLTPSAPSPSGRIVVHGAMAPRFEQILTPAALDFVAELHRLFAGRRAEILDARRRRHEKINAGLELTFRPDTEEIRRDPGWRVAYPGPGLEDRRCEITGPTSRKMTVSALNSGARVWMADFEDATSPTWFNVVDGQLNLYDAIRRQIDFTAPDGRRYALVDRTPTIMVRPRGWHLCEKHLTVDGQAIPAAFVDFGLYFFHNARTLIRTGRGPYFYLPKLQSHHEARLWNDIFCWAQQQLRIPHGTIRATCLIETFPAAFEMEEILYELRDHSAGLNAGRWDYIFSMIKNSAERADRVLPDRSQVTMTAPFMRAYTELLVKTCHARGAHAIGGMAAFVPGRDDPAATAAALERTRADKVREVSDGFDGSWVAHPLLVDTCTRAFNQVLGERPHQLGRRRDDVSVTAAQLGDLSDVGGTITMDGVRTNIRVSLQYLAAWVGGQGAVAIDHLMEDAATVEISRMQLWQWIRHQAVTIDGTAITHELVASCIDQEMERLADPDDSDRHTRLVAARDILEHSCLVERWPSFFTTYAYATYLVHRVTP; encoded by the coding sequence ATGACGATCATCGAACAACGGCCCGGCCTCTCCACCGTCGCCCCGACCCCGGCCGCCCCAGCAACCACCCTCACCCCCTCGGCACCTTCACCCTCCGGCAGGATCGTGGTGCACGGAGCGATGGCTCCGAGGTTCGAGCAGATTCTGACCCCGGCAGCACTCGACTTCGTGGCCGAGCTGCATCGGCTCTTCGCCGGCCGCCGAGCGGAGATCCTGGACGCCCGTCGGAGGCGCCACGAGAAGATCAACGCCGGGCTGGAGCTGACCTTCCGGCCCGACACGGAGGAGATCCGTCGGGACCCCGGGTGGCGGGTGGCCTACCCCGGACCAGGACTGGAGGACCGGCGCTGTGAGATCACCGGTCCGACGTCACGCAAGATGACCGTCAGCGCTCTCAACTCGGGTGCACGGGTCTGGATGGCCGACTTCGAGGACGCGACCTCACCGACCTGGTTCAATGTTGTGGACGGCCAGCTCAACCTGTATGACGCCATCCGTCGACAGATCGACTTCACCGCACCCGACGGCAGACGTTATGCGCTGGTGGATCGGACGCCGACGATCATGGTCCGGCCGCGCGGCTGGCATCTGTGCGAGAAGCACCTGACCGTTGACGGGCAGGCCATCCCGGCGGCCTTCGTCGACTTCGGTCTGTACTTCTTCCACAACGCCCGGACCTTGATCAGGACCGGTCGGGGTCCCTACTTCTACCTGCCCAAGCTGCAGTCCCATCACGAGGCGCGGCTGTGGAACGACATCTTCTGCTGGGCACAGCAGCAGCTGCGGATCCCGCACGGCACGATCCGGGCAACCTGCCTGATCGAGACCTTCCCGGCCGCCTTCGAGATGGAGGAGATCCTCTATGAGCTTCGTGATCATTCCGCCGGGTTGAACGCCGGCCGTTGGGACTACATCTTCTCCATGATCAAGAACTCGGCGGAACGCGCCGACCGGGTACTGCCCGACCGGAGCCAGGTGACCATGACCGCGCCGTTCATGCGGGCCTACACCGAGCTGTTGGTGAAGACCTGCCATGCACGCGGAGCCCACGCCATCGGAGGTATGGCCGCCTTCGTGCCCGGTCGGGATGACCCGGCCGCGACTGCCGCAGCCCTGGAGAGGACCAGGGCCGACAAGGTGCGGGAAGTCTCGGACGGGTTCGACGGATCCTGGGTGGCGCACCCGTTGCTGGTCGACACCTGCACCCGGGCCTTCAACCAGGTGCTGGGAGAGCGTCCGCACCAGCTGGGGAGGCGTCGTGACGATGTCTCGGTGACGGCCGCCCAACTCGGCGACCTGAGTGACGTCGGCGGGACGATCACGATGGACGGGGTCCGGACCAACATCCGGGTCAGTCTGCAGTACCTCGCCGCCTGGGTTGGGGGACAGGGCGCGGTCGCCATCGACCACCTGATGGAGGATGCCGCCACCGTGGAGATCTCGCGGATGCAGCTGTGGCAGTGGATCCGGCATCAGGCGGTCACCATCGACGGTACCGCCATCACCCACGAGCTGGTCGCCTCCTGCATCGACCAGGAGATGGAGCGACTGGCTGACCCGGATGACTCCGATCGGCACACCCGGCTGGTCGCCGCCCGGGACATCCTCGAGCACTCCTGCCTGGTCGAGCGTTGGCCGTCCTTCTTCACCACCTACGCCTACGCCACCTACCTGGTCCATCGGGTCACTCCGTGA
- a CDS encoding helix-turn-helix transcriptional regulator gives MPASPSEPTSRNDFLDATAPRRLVSPAPVASLTARGSAGEGPDALTIGKRIRHRRKSRGQTLDAVAQRVGISPSALSLIETGRREARVSTLGAIAAALETELAEFLSADAPSRRAKLEIELERAQRSAEFSELGIGPVRTGPRLPLDALESLVALHQALAAVKAERDTTPEHARRANADLRARMRASDNYFPEIEQAADALLRRIDHEGGPLTRFGVTRIAEVMGFTLHTVSDLPASTRTVTDLAGHRIFLPAADGAEQRTLALAALGHIALGHRPPGSYAEFLAQRVEVNYFAAATLVPERWAVEFLQQAKLRKDIEIEDLRDHFLVSNEMAAHRFTNLATRHLQIPVHFTRINEYGVIYKAYSNDGVQFPTDPSGSVEGQRVCRYWTSRQVFEQADWSASYQQYTDTPTGTYWCTAAASRGEREATSVAVGTPYEHVKWFRGRGTPHRGTSRCPDPRCCSTPPAELAERWAGLSWPSARVQSNLLAALPAGAFPGVDETEVLEFLDRQPRDR, from the coding sequence ATGCCCGCATCTCCCTCCGAGCCCACGTCAAGGAATGACTTTCTTGACGCTACTGCCCCCCGCAGACTCGTCTCCCCCGCTCCGGTCGCCTCGCTGACGGCCCGTGGTTCGGCCGGCGAGGGTCCGGATGCGCTGACCATCGGCAAGAGAATCCGGCACCGGCGCAAGAGCCGCGGTCAGACGCTGGACGCGGTCGCCCAGCGGGTGGGCATCTCACCGTCGGCTTTGTCCCTGATCGAGACCGGTCGCCGTGAGGCGCGGGTGTCGACCCTCGGTGCGATCGCCGCAGCGCTGGAGACGGAGCTGGCCGAGTTCCTGTCCGCCGATGCGCCCAGTCGTCGCGCCAAGCTGGAGATCGAGCTGGAGCGGGCGCAGCGGTCGGCGGAGTTCAGCGAGCTGGGCATCGGGCCGGTACGCACCGGGCCCAGGCTGCCGCTCGACGCGCTCGAGTCGCTGGTCGCGCTGCATCAGGCGCTGGCGGCCGTGAAGGCCGAACGTGACACCACCCCCGAGCATGCGCGGCGGGCGAACGCCGACCTGCGCGCCCGGATGCGCGCGTCCGACAACTACTTCCCGGAGATCGAACAGGCGGCGGACGCGCTACTGCGCAGGATCGACCACGAGGGCGGCCCGCTCACCCGCTTCGGCGTCACCCGCATTGCCGAGGTGATGGGTTTCACGCTGCACACCGTCTCCGATCTGCCGGCATCGACGAGGACGGTCACCGACCTGGCCGGCCACCGGATCTTCCTCCCCGCCGCTGACGGCGCCGAGCAGCGGACGCTGGCGCTGGCCGCACTCGGGCACATCGCCCTGGGCCATCGCCCGCCCGGCAGCTATGCCGAGTTCCTGGCCCAGCGGGTCGAGGTCAACTACTTCGCCGCGGCCACCCTGGTCCCCGAGCGCTGGGCGGTGGAGTTCCTGCAGCAGGCCAAGCTGCGCAAGGACATCGAGATCGAGGACCTGCGGGACCACTTCCTGGTCAGCAACGAGATGGCCGCCCACCGCTTCACGAACCTCGCCACCCGGCACCTGCAGATCCCCGTGCATTTCACTCGGATCAACGAGTACGGCGTCATCTACAAGGCGTACTCGAACGACGGTGTGCAGTTCCCGACCGACCCTTCGGGTTCGGTCGAGGGGCAGCGGGTCTGTCGCTACTGGACGTCTCGGCAGGTGTTCGAGCAGGCGGACTGGTCGGCGTCGTACCAGCAGTACACCGACACCCCCACCGGGACCTACTGGTGCACGGCCGCGGCCAGCCGCGGTGAGCGCGAGGCGACCTCGGTGGCGGTGGGCACCCCATACGAGCACGTGAAGTGGTTCCGCGGCCGCGGTACGCCGCACCGCGGCACCTCCCGGTGCCCGGACCCGCGGTGCTGCTCGACGCCCCCGGCCGAGCTGGCCGAACGGTGGGCCGGCCTGAGCTGGCCGAGCGCACGGGTCCAGTCGAACCTGCTGGCGGCGCTGCCGGCCGGAGCGTTCCCCGGAGTGGACGAGACCGAGGTGCTGGAGTTCCTCGACAGACAGCCTCGGGACCGCTGA
- a CDS encoding DUF1801 domain-containing protein: MRRGYPAATVEDYLRAVPEHQRAALSQLRSMLVDLIPGVEEVISYQIPVFKYRGRGLVGMSAAQKHCSLHLMSPRLARAMADQVQEGRMSGATLQFSADAPLSEATVRAIVERRIAEVEQQRG, translated from the coding sequence GTGCGCAGAGGCTACCCAGCAGCAACCGTCGAGGACTATCTGAGGGCCGTCCCGGAGCACCAGCGGGCAGCGCTCAGCCAGCTTCGCAGCATGCTGGTCGACCTCATTCCCGGCGTCGAGGAGGTGATCAGCTATCAGATCCCGGTGTTCAAGTATCGCGGCCGCGGCCTGGTGGGGATGTCGGCCGCGCAGAAGCACTGCAGTCTGCACCTGATGAGCCCGCGGTTGGCCCGAGCGATGGCCGACCAGGTGCAGGAAGGTCGGATGTCCGGGGCGACCCTGCAGTTCAGTGCTGACGCCCCGCTGAGCGAGGCCACCGTCCGGGCGATCGTCGAGCGCCGGATCGCCGAGGTCGAGCAGCAGCGCGGGTGA